The following proteins come from a genomic window of Coffea arabica cultivar ET-39 chromosome 11c, Coffea Arabica ET-39 HiFi, whole genome shotgun sequence:
- the LOC113715423 gene encoding 1,4-dihydroxy-2-naphthoyl-CoA synthase, peroxisomal-like, producing MDQNMNMIVTRRMASVANHLMPGHQISPSHPALFGAIAPSNCSSPLDDSYRRTHGEVPSHPPVWKTVSLDESVKEFADIIYEKAVGEGIAKITINRPERRNAFRPQTVKELMRAFNDARDDISVGVIIFTGKGTEAFCSGGDQSFRGKNGYADYDNFGRLNVLDLQVQIRRLPKPVIAMVAGYAVGGGHVLHMVCDLTIAANNAVFGQTGPKVGSFDAGYGASIMSRLIGPKRAREMWYLSKFYTASEAEKMGLVNMVVPLEKLEQETVKWCREMLRNSPTAIRLCKSAINAADDGHAGLQALAGDATLMFYGTEEGNEGRSSYLQHKKPDFSKFPRLP from the exons ATGGACCAAAACATGAACATGATCGTTACCAGAAGAATGGCCTCTGTAGCCAACCATCTCATGCCTGGTCACCAAATTAGTCCTAGCCACCCTGCCTTGTTTGGTGCTATAGCTCCGTCTAATTGCAGTTCTCCACTGGATGACAGCTACCGCAGGACTCACGGTGAAGTCCCTAGCCATCCACCAGTTTGGAAAACTGTGTCCTTGGATGAATCTGTCAAGGAGTTTGCGGATATTATATACGAAAAAGCTGTTGGAGAGGGTATTGCTAAG ATAACAATCAACCGACCAGAGAGAAGAAATGCTTTCAGACCTCAGACGGTCAAGGAACTCATGCGGGCATTTAATGATGCTAGGGATGATATTTCTGTAGGAGTGATCATCTTCACTGGGAAG GGCACTGAGGCATTTTGCAGTGGTGGTGATCAATCCTTTAGAGGAAAAAATGGCTATGCAGATTATGACAATTTTGGTCGGCTCAATGTTTTGGATTTACAG gTCCAGATTAGACGTCTGCCAAAACCAGTGATTGCAATG GTTGCTGGTTATGCTGTTGGGGGAGGACACGTGCTGCATATGGTCTGTGATCTAACAATTGCAGCCAATAATGCTGTTTTTGGTCAGACGGGTCCAAAG GTTGGAAGCTTTGACGCTGGTTATGGAGCCTCCATAATGTCTCGCTTG ATTGGCCCAAAACGAGCGCGTGAAATGTGGTATCTGTCAAAGTTCTACACAGCTTCAGAAGCAGAGAAAATGGGGCTTGTAAACATGGTCGTCCCA CTGGAGAAGTTGGAACAAGAAACAGTCAAATGGTGCAGAGAGATGCTAAGAAACAGTCCAACTGCTATTCGGTTATGCAAATCAGCCATCAATGCAGCTGATGATGGCCATGCTGGACTTCAG GCACTTGCAGGAGATGCAACACTCATGTTTTATGGAACTGAGGAAGGCAATGAGGGGAGGTCGTCATATTTGCAGCACAAAAAACCGGATTTCTCGAAATTTCCTAGGCTTCCTTGA
- the LOC113716229 gene encoding WPP domain-interacting tail-anchored protein 2-like — MDDRASNSFETAESDSAKVKLPESVSYDAQGIEEARNATEFLTRADLDLAYSSHKLVNLGNLLMRALAWQNDVKSVVEYDDISPEFIEKAMEFDILSAILNSEVRELDNFMGSVHAVVINARHKITSCGKLNDLSSIVESKMHDTEESVRRSQDHILEMKMQLAKLQMTSLAFNQNEWSFNIGVDLSENSEVPGVYLKPQLQSVEQRHILRMLEKSLARELDLEKKLTEIKQNEEDIKLKLQLTEQVALFMEEAAEVIWGRFLEAENTSEVLMGISKEMVGRLQIARFNLDNAIQRESNLDSKLQYYIAQSNAKDNTMEKLSKKSAQLVAETAEAASLRERVKLLEEHLRESVSQLKAEKETNETSQVQLAEMDGIIESMRETIDEFEARAESAESKVTQLTETNSELTEELNFLKGSNDTNSKKVSLIEKQLRDLELQLQHSRASSEASQEQQNMLYTAIWDMETLIDELKQKAFKAENKTENAEEQCVVLSEANLELNKEVEFLKTRMESLETTLDQATVEKMASAKDINIKTNVIMDMVMQLAMERERINKQFYDLAKENKLLKEKLRKAKKAECFASCSNTDQKEEELPSLRVDLTATSCTLASHEKAAEFADYSIQVEETLKTASADHHEIESSISPEDSSNLVLKLEDVNVVNTGKTSRTYIFMAILVVLLPVLAAYFLNREQAIFNLIEV; from the exons ATGGATGATCGGGCTTCTAATAGCTTTGAAACTGCTGAATCAGACTCTGCAAAAGTAAAATTACCTGAAAGTGTTTCATATGACGCTCAGGGTATCGAAGAAGCAAGAAATGCCACGGAATTTTTAACTAGAGCAGATTTGGACCTAGCTTACTCTTCTCACAAATTGGTGAATTTGGGTAATCTTTTAATGCGTGCTTTAGCCTGGCAAAATGATGTGAAATCAGTTGTTGAATATGATGATATCTCTCCAGAATTTATTGAGAAGGCAATGGAATTTGATATCTTGAGTGCTATTTTGAACTCTGAGGTAAGAGAGCTGGATAATTTTATGGGCAGTGTTCATGCTGTGGTAATTAATGCTCGTCATAAGATAACTTCATGCGGAAAGCTAAATGATTTGTCCAGTATAGTGGAAAGTAAAATGCATGACACTGAAGAATCAGTGAGAAGATCTCAGGATCATATCCTTGAGATGAAAATGCAGTTAGCCAAGCTGCAGATGACATCATTAGCTTTCAACCAAAATGAAT GGAGCTTTAACATAGGTGTGGATTTATCAGAAAACTCTGAAGTTCCAGGAGTATATCTGAAGCCACAACTGCAGTCAGTTGAACAGCGACATATTCTAAGAATGTTGGAAAAATCGCTTGCTAGGGAGCTAGATCTTGAGAAGAAGTTAacagaaataaaacaaaatgaagaagataTTAAGTTAAAGCTTCAATTAACTGAACAAGTGGCTCTGTTCATGGAAGAGGCAGCGGAGGTAATTTGGGGTAGGTTCCTGGAGGCTGAAAATACATCAGAGGTTCTTATGGGCATATCTAAGGAGATGGTTGGTCGGCTTCAAATTGCTCGATTCAACTTAGATAATGCAATACAAAGAGAAAGCAATTTAGATTCTAAACTCCAATATTACATTGCCCAATCAAATGCAAAAGATAATACAATGGAAAAGCTTAGTAAGAAAAGTGCACAGCTTGTTGCTGAAACTGCTGAAGCTGCTTCTCTAAGGGAAAGAGTGAAATTACTAGAAGAGCACTTAAGAGAATCAGTATCTCAGCTGAAGgcagaaaaggaaacaaatgagACAAGTCAAGTGCAACTTGCAGAAATGGATGGTATCATTGAATCCATGAGAGAAACCATTGATGAATTTGAGGCTAGAGCTGAGAGTGCAGAATCCAAGGTTACTCAGCTAACTGAAACAAACTCAGAACTAACTGAAGAACTCAATTTTCTGAAAGGAAGTAATGATACTAATAGCAAAAAGGTGAGCTTAATCGAGAAGCAGTTGAGAGACCTAGAACTGCAACTTCAGCATTCCAGGGCTTCATCAGAAGCAAGTCAAGAGCAGCAAAACATGTTGTATACTGCAATTTGGGATATGGAAACTCTTATTGATGAGTTGAAGCAAAAAGCCTTCAAAGCTGAAAACAAGACTGAGAATGCTGAGGAGCAATGTGTGGTGCTGTCAGAAGCTAATTTAGAACTCAATAAAGAAGTTGAATTTCTGAAGACTAGAATGGAGTCCTTGGAAACAACTCTGGATCAGGCCACTGTTGAGAAAATGGCGAGTGCAAAAGACATAAATATCAAGACCAATGTGATTATGGATATGGTCATGCAACTTGCAATGGAAAGAGAGCGCATAAACAAACAG TTCTATGATTTAgcaaaggaaaataaattgcTCAaggagaaattaaggaaagcaAAGAAGGCTGAGTGTTTTGCTTCATGCAGCAACACAGATCAGAAGGAAGAAGAGCTTCCTTCACTCAGAGTTGACTTAACTGCTACATCATGTACACTAGCTTCACATGAGAAGGCAGCAGAATTCGCAGACTATAGCATCCAG GTGGAGGAAACACTTAAAACAGCATCTGCAGATCATCACGAAATAGAATCCTCCATTTCTCCAGAAGATAGCAGCAATTTGGTTCTGAAACTGGAAGATGTGAATGTAGTAAACACAGGGAAGACCAGCCGAACATACATCTTCATGGCAATTTTAGTTGTACTGCTTCCAGTTTTAGCAGCATATTTCTTGAACAGGGAACAAGCCATTTTCAACCTCATCGAGGTTTAA
- the LOC113717398 gene encoding transcription factor bHLH49 isoform X3 gives MDMAEKDNIGPEKRNEDLLNYQSSNMPSEWQLSGNSLSNASMGLISSGNLEQPSSSNAAVIDSLCPTMWEQSLSAQNLGFNDNNVQHNTSTSNALGNRAGGLGPLRAGLDSLVGMGMGWTPPNAMLKGGMFLPGAPGYLPQTLAHFPADSGFIERAARYSCFSGGNFSELINPFNASDSMNPYAGGLASMLGSQEALMGNGLNPTSEMQPPKNEMNMTESSKHVSFPTECGPSEGIPLKNEKKSESLVRSHDEAKGGVGASGNDSDEAEFSGRGGQEELDAADGESTPKGIGSKKRKRCGQDSEHNQKKGSSQQAAEVPNDGTEVQKKGDQNPTSSKPGGKNGKQGPQASGSPKEEYIHVRARRGQATNSHSLAERVRREKISERMKFLQDLVPGCSKVTGKAVMLDEIINYVQSLQRQVEFLSMKLATVNPRLDFNIEGLLAKDVLQTRAGPSSLTFPPDMSMAYPQLHQSQQGMVQAGLHGLGSPSDVLRRSINSPLTTVSGNLKEPSSHHESGKSDKQNFN, from the exons ATGGATATGGCTGAAAAGGATAATATTGGACCAGAGAAGAGGAATGAAGATCTTCTGAACTACCAATCCTCGAATATGCCTTCAGAATGGCAATTAAGTGGTAATTCCCTGTCCAATGCATCCATGGGATTGATTTCTTCAGGCAATCTGGAGCAACCTTCTAGCTCCAATGCTGCAgtaattgattcattgtgtccTACTATGTGGGAACAGTCATTGAGTGCACAAAATTTAGGTTTCAATGACAACAATGTTCAACATAATACTAGTACTTCAAATGCTTTGGGGAATAGAGCAGGTGGTTTGGGACCTCTGAGAGCTGGTCTTGATAGTTTAGTTGGTATGGGAATGGGATGGACTCCACCTAATGCAATGTTGAAAGGGGGCATGTTTCTACCAGGTGCACCTGGGTATCTTCCTCAGACTTTGGCTCATTTTCCTGCTGATTCAGGTTTCATTGAAAGAGCAGCGAGATATTCGTGCTTCAGTGGTGGAAATTTTAGTGAATTAATTAATCCCTTCAATGCATCTGATTCAATGAATCCATATGCTGGGGGGCTGGCATCAATGCTAGGATCTCAAGAGGCTTTGATGGGAAATGGGCTGAATCCAACATCTGAAATGCAGCCCCCAAAAAATGAGATGAACATGACTGAAAGTTCCAAACATGTTTCTTTTCCTACTGAGTGTGGGCCCTCTGAGGGAATCCCTCTCAAGAATGAGAAGAAGAGTGAGAGCTTAGTGAGGTCTCACGATGAAGCTAAAGGAGGTGTCGGTGCTTCTGGCAATGATTCTGATGAAGCTGAATTTAGTGGCCGAGGTGGTCAAGAAGAATTGGATGCAGCAGATGGAGAGTCTACTCCTAAGGGAATTGGatcaaagaagaggaaaagatgTGGTCAG GATTCTGAACACAACCAAAAAAAGGGATCTTCACAACAAGCTGCTGAAGTTCCAAATGATGGTACTGAAGTTCAGAAGAAGGGAGACCAGAATCCAACCTCCAGCAAGCCTGGTGGAAAAAACGGTAAACAGGGACCTCAAGCCTCAGGTTCACCTAAAGAAGAATACATTCATGTCAGAGCAAGAAGAGGCCAGGCCACAAACAGCCATAGTCTTGCGGAGAGA GTAAGGAGGGAGAAGATCAGTGAAAGGATGAAGTTTCTTCAGGATCTTGTCCCTGGCTGCAGCAAG GTTACTGGAAAAGCTGTTATGCTGGATGAGATCATTAACTACGTCCAATCTCTACAACGTCAAGTTGAG TTCCTGTCAATGAAGCTTGCAACAGTAAACCCAAGGTTAGATTTTAACATTGAAGGGCTCCTCGCAAAAGAT GTCCTTCAAACCCGAGCTGGTCCTTCATCACTGACTTTTCCACCTGATATGAGTATGGCATATCCTCAGCTGCATCAATCACAGCAAGGAATGGTCCAAGCAGGTCTTCATGGCCTGGGGAGCCCTTCAGATGTGCTTCGAAGATCCATCAATTCACCTCTGACCACCGTGAGTGGAAACTTGAAGGAACCTTCATCTCAT CATGAAAGTGGGAAATCTGACAAACAAAACTTCAACTGA
- the LOC113717398 gene encoding transcription factor bHLH49 isoform X1 — protein MDMAEKDNIGPEKRNEDLLNYQSSNMPSEWQLSGNSLSNASMGLISSGNLEQPSSSNAAVIDSLCPTMWEQSLSAQNLGFNDNNVQHNTSTSNALGNRAGGLGPLRAGLDSLVGMGMGWTPPNAMLKGGMFLPGAPGYLPQTLAHFPADSGFIERAARYSCFSGGNFSELINPFNASDSMNPYAGGLASMLGSQEALMGNGLNPTSEMQPPKNEMNMTESSKHVSFPTECGPSEGIPLKNEKKSESLVRSHDEAKGGVGASGNDSDEAEFSGRGGQEELDAADGESTPKGIGSKKRKRCGQDSEHNQKKGSSQQAAEVPNDGTEVQKKGDQNPTSSKPGGKNGKQGPQASGSPKEEYIHVRARRGQATNSHSLAERVRREKISERMKFLQDLVPGCSKVTGKAVMLDEIINYVQSLQRQVEFLSMKLATVNPRLDFNIEGLLAKDVLQTRAGPSSLTFPPDMSMAYPQLHQSQQGMVQAGLHGLGSPSDVLRRSINSPLTTVSGNLKEPSSHVPNVWEDELHNIVQMGLNSSVPLSSEDISGSLAPGHMKAEL, from the exons ATGGATATGGCTGAAAAGGATAATATTGGACCAGAGAAGAGGAATGAAGATCTTCTGAACTACCAATCCTCGAATATGCCTTCAGAATGGCAATTAAGTGGTAATTCCCTGTCCAATGCATCCATGGGATTGATTTCTTCAGGCAATCTGGAGCAACCTTCTAGCTCCAATGCTGCAgtaattgattcattgtgtccTACTATGTGGGAACAGTCATTGAGTGCACAAAATTTAGGTTTCAATGACAACAATGTTCAACATAATACTAGTACTTCAAATGCTTTGGGGAATAGAGCAGGTGGTTTGGGACCTCTGAGAGCTGGTCTTGATAGTTTAGTTGGTATGGGAATGGGATGGACTCCACCTAATGCAATGTTGAAAGGGGGCATGTTTCTACCAGGTGCACCTGGGTATCTTCCTCAGACTTTGGCTCATTTTCCTGCTGATTCAGGTTTCATTGAAAGAGCAGCGAGATATTCGTGCTTCAGTGGTGGAAATTTTAGTGAATTAATTAATCCCTTCAATGCATCTGATTCAATGAATCCATATGCTGGGGGGCTGGCATCAATGCTAGGATCTCAAGAGGCTTTGATGGGAAATGGGCTGAATCCAACATCTGAAATGCAGCCCCCAAAAAATGAGATGAACATGACTGAAAGTTCCAAACATGTTTCTTTTCCTACTGAGTGTGGGCCCTCTGAGGGAATCCCTCTCAAGAATGAGAAGAAGAGTGAGAGCTTAGTGAGGTCTCACGATGAAGCTAAAGGAGGTGTCGGTGCTTCTGGCAATGATTCTGATGAAGCTGAATTTAGTGGCCGAGGTGGTCAAGAAGAATTGGATGCAGCAGATGGAGAGTCTACTCCTAAGGGAATTGGatcaaagaagaggaaaagatgTGGTCAG GATTCTGAACACAACCAAAAAAAGGGATCTTCACAACAAGCTGCTGAAGTTCCAAATGATGGTACTGAAGTTCAGAAGAAGGGAGACCAGAATCCAACCTCCAGCAAGCCTGGTGGAAAAAACGGTAAACAGGGACCTCAAGCCTCAGGTTCACCTAAAGAAGAATACATTCATGTCAGAGCAAGAAGAGGCCAGGCCACAAACAGCCATAGTCTTGCGGAGAGA GTAAGGAGGGAGAAGATCAGTGAAAGGATGAAGTTTCTTCAGGATCTTGTCCCTGGCTGCAGCAAG GTTACTGGAAAAGCTGTTATGCTGGATGAGATCATTAACTACGTCCAATCTCTACAACGTCAAGTTGAG TTCCTGTCAATGAAGCTTGCAACAGTAAACCCAAGGTTAGATTTTAACATTGAAGGGCTCCTCGCAAAAGAT GTCCTTCAAACCCGAGCTGGTCCTTCATCACTGACTTTTCCACCTGATATGAGTATGGCATATCCTCAGCTGCATCAATCACAGCAAGGAATGGTCCAAGCAGGTCTTCATGGCCTGGGGAGCCCTTCAGATGTGCTTCGAAGATCCATCAATTCACCTCTGACCACCGTGAGTGGAAACTTGAAGGAACCTTCATCTCAT GTACCTAATGTGTGGGAAGATGAGCTTCATAATATAGTCCAAATGGGCTTAAATTCAAGTGTTCCTCTCAGCAGCGAAGATATAAGTG GGTCTCTGGCGCCAGGCCACATGAAAGCTGAACTCTGA
- the LOC113717398 gene encoding transcription factor bHLH49 isoform X2 — translation MDMAEKDNIGPEKRNEDLLNYQSSNMPSEWQLSGNSLSNASMGLISSGNLEQPSSSNAAVIDSLCPTMWEQSLSAQNLGFNDNNVQHNTSTSNALGNRAGGLGPLRAGLDSLVGMGMGWTPPNAMLKGGMFLPGAPGYLPQTLAHFPADSGFIERAARYSCFSGGNFSELINPFNASDSMNPYAGGLASMLGSQEALMGNGLNPTSEMQPPKNEMNMTESSKHVSFPTECGPSEGIPLKNEKKSESLVRSHDEAKGGVGASGNDSDEAEFSGRGGQEELDAADGESTPKGIGSKKRKRCGQDSEHNQKKGSSQQAAEVPNDGTEVQKKGDQNPTSSKPGGKNGKQGPQASGSPKEEYIHVRARRGQATNSHSLAERVRREKISERMKFLQDLVPGCSKVTGKAVMLDEIINYVQSLQRQVEFLSMKLATVNPRLDFNIEGLLAKDVLQTRAGPSSLTFPPDMSMAYPQLHQSQQGMVQAGLHGLGSPSDVLRRSINSPLTTVSGNLKEPSSHQPAALIFMKATMGTSFHT, via the exons ATGGATATGGCTGAAAAGGATAATATTGGACCAGAGAAGAGGAATGAAGATCTTCTGAACTACCAATCCTCGAATATGCCTTCAGAATGGCAATTAAGTGGTAATTCCCTGTCCAATGCATCCATGGGATTGATTTCTTCAGGCAATCTGGAGCAACCTTCTAGCTCCAATGCTGCAgtaattgattcattgtgtccTACTATGTGGGAACAGTCATTGAGTGCACAAAATTTAGGTTTCAATGACAACAATGTTCAACATAATACTAGTACTTCAAATGCTTTGGGGAATAGAGCAGGTGGTTTGGGACCTCTGAGAGCTGGTCTTGATAGTTTAGTTGGTATGGGAATGGGATGGACTCCACCTAATGCAATGTTGAAAGGGGGCATGTTTCTACCAGGTGCACCTGGGTATCTTCCTCAGACTTTGGCTCATTTTCCTGCTGATTCAGGTTTCATTGAAAGAGCAGCGAGATATTCGTGCTTCAGTGGTGGAAATTTTAGTGAATTAATTAATCCCTTCAATGCATCTGATTCAATGAATCCATATGCTGGGGGGCTGGCATCAATGCTAGGATCTCAAGAGGCTTTGATGGGAAATGGGCTGAATCCAACATCTGAAATGCAGCCCCCAAAAAATGAGATGAACATGACTGAAAGTTCCAAACATGTTTCTTTTCCTACTGAGTGTGGGCCCTCTGAGGGAATCCCTCTCAAGAATGAGAAGAAGAGTGAGAGCTTAGTGAGGTCTCACGATGAAGCTAAAGGAGGTGTCGGTGCTTCTGGCAATGATTCTGATGAAGCTGAATTTAGTGGCCGAGGTGGTCAAGAAGAATTGGATGCAGCAGATGGAGAGTCTACTCCTAAGGGAATTGGatcaaagaagaggaaaagatgTGGTCAG GATTCTGAACACAACCAAAAAAAGGGATCTTCACAACAAGCTGCTGAAGTTCCAAATGATGGTACTGAAGTTCAGAAGAAGGGAGACCAGAATCCAACCTCCAGCAAGCCTGGTGGAAAAAACGGTAAACAGGGACCTCAAGCCTCAGGTTCACCTAAAGAAGAATACATTCATGTCAGAGCAAGAAGAGGCCAGGCCACAAACAGCCATAGTCTTGCGGAGAGA GTAAGGAGGGAGAAGATCAGTGAAAGGATGAAGTTTCTTCAGGATCTTGTCCCTGGCTGCAGCAAG GTTACTGGAAAAGCTGTTATGCTGGATGAGATCATTAACTACGTCCAATCTCTACAACGTCAAGTTGAG TTCCTGTCAATGAAGCTTGCAACAGTAAACCCAAGGTTAGATTTTAACATTGAAGGGCTCCTCGCAAAAGAT GTCCTTCAAACCCGAGCTGGTCCTTCATCACTGACTTTTCCACCTGATATGAGTATGGCATATCCTCAGCTGCATCAATCACAGCAAGGAATGGTCCAAGCAGGTCTTCATGGCCTGGGGAGCCCTTCAGATGTGCTTCGAAGATCCATCAATTCACCTCTGACCACCGTGAGTGGAAACTTGAAGGAACCTTCATCTCAT CAGCCAGCAGCTCTGATTTTTATGAAAGCCACGATGGGTACAAGCTTTCATACATAA
- the LOC113717398 gene encoding transcription factor bHLH49 isoform X5, with the protein MDMAEKDNIGPEKRNEDLLNYQSSNMPSEWQLSGNSLSNASMGLISSGNLEQPSSSNAAVIDSLCPTMWEQSLSAQNLGFNDNNVQHNTSTSNALGNRAGGLGPLRAGLDSLVGMGMGWTPPNAMLKGGMFLPGAPGYLPQTLAHFPADSGFIERAARYSCFSGGNFSELINPFNASDSMNPYAGGLASMLGSQEALMGNGLNPTSEMQPPKNEMNMTESSKHVSFPTECGPSEGIPLKNEKKSESLVRSHDEAKGGVGASGNDSDEAEFSGRGGQEELDAADGESTPKGIGSKKRKRCGQDSEHNQKKGSSQQAAEVPNDGTEVQKKGDQNPTSSKPGGKNGKQGPQASGSPKEEYIHVRARRGQATNSHSLAERVRREKISERMKFLQDLVPGCSKVTGKAVMLDEIINYVQSLQRQVEFLSMKLATVNPRSFKPELVLHH; encoded by the exons ATGGATATGGCTGAAAAGGATAATATTGGACCAGAGAAGAGGAATGAAGATCTTCTGAACTACCAATCCTCGAATATGCCTTCAGAATGGCAATTAAGTGGTAATTCCCTGTCCAATGCATCCATGGGATTGATTTCTTCAGGCAATCTGGAGCAACCTTCTAGCTCCAATGCTGCAgtaattgattcattgtgtccTACTATGTGGGAACAGTCATTGAGTGCACAAAATTTAGGTTTCAATGACAACAATGTTCAACATAATACTAGTACTTCAAATGCTTTGGGGAATAGAGCAGGTGGTTTGGGACCTCTGAGAGCTGGTCTTGATAGTTTAGTTGGTATGGGAATGGGATGGACTCCACCTAATGCAATGTTGAAAGGGGGCATGTTTCTACCAGGTGCACCTGGGTATCTTCCTCAGACTTTGGCTCATTTTCCTGCTGATTCAGGTTTCATTGAAAGAGCAGCGAGATATTCGTGCTTCAGTGGTGGAAATTTTAGTGAATTAATTAATCCCTTCAATGCATCTGATTCAATGAATCCATATGCTGGGGGGCTGGCATCAATGCTAGGATCTCAAGAGGCTTTGATGGGAAATGGGCTGAATCCAACATCTGAAATGCAGCCCCCAAAAAATGAGATGAACATGACTGAAAGTTCCAAACATGTTTCTTTTCCTACTGAGTGTGGGCCCTCTGAGGGAATCCCTCTCAAGAATGAGAAGAAGAGTGAGAGCTTAGTGAGGTCTCACGATGAAGCTAAAGGAGGTGTCGGTGCTTCTGGCAATGATTCTGATGAAGCTGAATTTAGTGGCCGAGGTGGTCAAGAAGAATTGGATGCAGCAGATGGAGAGTCTACTCCTAAGGGAATTGGatcaaagaagaggaaaagatgTGGTCAG GATTCTGAACACAACCAAAAAAAGGGATCTTCACAACAAGCTGCTGAAGTTCCAAATGATGGTACTGAAGTTCAGAAGAAGGGAGACCAGAATCCAACCTCCAGCAAGCCTGGTGGAAAAAACGGTAAACAGGGACCTCAAGCCTCAGGTTCACCTAAAGAAGAATACATTCATGTCAGAGCAAGAAGAGGCCAGGCCACAAACAGCCATAGTCTTGCGGAGAGA GTAAGGAGGGAGAAGATCAGTGAAAGGATGAAGTTTCTTCAGGATCTTGTCCCTGGCTGCAGCAAG GTTACTGGAAAAGCTGTTATGCTGGATGAGATCATTAACTACGTCCAATCTCTACAACGTCAAGTTGAG TTCCTGTCAATGAAGCTTGCAACAGTAAACCCAAG GTCCTTCAAACCCGAGCTGGTCCTTCATCACTGA
- the LOC113717398 gene encoding transcription factor bHLH49 isoform X4, whose protein sequence is MDMAEKDNIGPEKRNEDLLNYQSSNMPSEWQLSGNSLSNASMGLISSGNLEQPSSSNAAVIDSLCPTMWEQSLSAQNLGFNDNNVQHNTSTSNALGNRAGGLGPLRAGLDSLVGMGMGWTPPNAMLKGGMFLPGAPGYLPQTLAHFPADSGFIERAARYSCFSGGNFSELINPFNASDSMNPYAGGLASMLGSQEALMGNGLNPTSEMQPPKNEMNMTESSKHVSFPTECGPSEGIPLKNEKKSESLVRSHDEAKGGVGASGNDSDEAEFSGRGGQEELDAADGESTPKGIGSKKRKRCGQDSEHNQKKGSSQQAAEVPNDGTEVQKKGDQNPTSSKPGGKNGKQGPQASGSPKEEYIHVRARRGQATNSHSLAERVRREKISERMKFLQDLVPGCSKVTGKAVMLDEIINYVQSLQRQVEFLSMKLATVNPRLDFNIEGLLAKDVLQTRAGPSSLTFPPDMSMAYPQLHQSQQGMVQAGLHGLGSPSDVLRRSINSPLTTVSGNLKEPSSHGLWRQAT, encoded by the exons ATGGATATGGCTGAAAAGGATAATATTGGACCAGAGAAGAGGAATGAAGATCTTCTGAACTACCAATCCTCGAATATGCCTTCAGAATGGCAATTAAGTGGTAATTCCCTGTCCAATGCATCCATGGGATTGATTTCTTCAGGCAATCTGGAGCAACCTTCTAGCTCCAATGCTGCAgtaattgattcattgtgtccTACTATGTGGGAACAGTCATTGAGTGCACAAAATTTAGGTTTCAATGACAACAATGTTCAACATAATACTAGTACTTCAAATGCTTTGGGGAATAGAGCAGGTGGTTTGGGACCTCTGAGAGCTGGTCTTGATAGTTTAGTTGGTATGGGAATGGGATGGACTCCACCTAATGCAATGTTGAAAGGGGGCATGTTTCTACCAGGTGCACCTGGGTATCTTCCTCAGACTTTGGCTCATTTTCCTGCTGATTCAGGTTTCATTGAAAGAGCAGCGAGATATTCGTGCTTCAGTGGTGGAAATTTTAGTGAATTAATTAATCCCTTCAATGCATCTGATTCAATGAATCCATATGCTGGGGGGCTGGCATCAATGCTAGGATCTCAAGAGGCTTTGATGGGAAATGGGCTGAATCCAACATCTGAAATGCAGCCCCCAAAAAATGAGATGAACATGACTGAAAGTTCCAAACATGTTTCTTTTCCTACTGAGTGTGGGCCCTCTGAGGGAATCCCTCTCAAGAATGAGAAGAAGAGTGAGAGCTTAGTGAGGTCTCACGATGAAGCTAAAGGAGGTGTCGGTGCTTCTGGCAATGATTCTGATGAAGCTGAATTTAGTGGCCGAGGTGGTCAAGAAGAATTGGATGCAGCAGATGGAGAGTCTACTCCTAAGGGAATTGGatcaaagaagaggaaaagatgTGGTCAG GATTCTGAACACAACCAAAAAAAGGGATCTTCACAACAAGCTGCTGAAGTTCCAAATGATGGTACTGAAGTTCAGAAGAAGGGAGACCAGAATCCAACCTCCAGCAAGCCTGGTGGAAAAAACGGTAAACAGGGACCTCAAGCCTCAGGTTCACCTAAAGAAGAATACATTCATGTCAGAGCAAGAAGAGGCCAGGCCACAAACAGCCATAGTCTTGCGGAGAGA GTAAGGAGGGAGAAGATCAGTGAAAGGATGAAGTTTCTTCAGGATCTTGTCCCTGGCTGCAGCAAG GTTACTGGAAAAGCTGTTATGCTGGATGAGATCATTAACTACGTCCAATCTCTACAACGTCAAGTTGAG TTCCTGTCAATGAAGCTTGCAACAGTAAACCCAAGGTTAGATTTTAACATTGAAGGGCTCCTCGCAAAAGAT GTCCTTCAAACCCGAGCTGGTCCTTCATCACTGACTTTTCCACCTGATATGAGTATGGCATATCCTCAGCTGCATCAATCACAGCAAGGAATGGTCCAAGCAGGTCTTCATGGCCTGGGGAGCCCTTCAGATGTGCTTCGAAGATCCATCAATTCACCTCTGACCACCGTGAGTGGAAACTTGAAGGAACCTTCATCTCAT GGTCTCTGGCGCCAGGCCACATGA